Part of the Cydia pomonella isolate Wapato2018A chromosome 5, ilCydPomo1, whole genome shotgun sequence genome is shown below.
GCTTTTTAAGTTTCTGGAAATACTTTGAGAGATTCAAGTTGTCGGGCTTAAATAGAAGgcataaaattaattacatattttttaatccATTTTACTACTTAGCTAGGTTGTTGTTAGCATCTGACAGTAAAATCCTTGAATTCCAAAATACCTAATGCATATCAGAATACCTCTGTAGTAAAATATTGAAACCCAATGTAATTAATATCGTCTCTGAGAGTCGTTGACTGTGCAAAAAAGTAGAATCTGTTCAACTCAAACGCTCAAGAGTAAAGttgtatgattttatatgacatacatttttttttttataaattttctataaagtaaagtagctactgtatgtaattgcatgatttctatagtaatctacattgtattttatttttcttatttaatgcatgttaattataagatgtaatgttttgaaaagatgtgtcccgccgagtttcttgccggtccatattgggataccctcctccaattgaggggggatttaaatcttctcgggtcagaggtgtagggttaaagccggtgtagctttatttgacgttcataagcgcattgtaatatgcctacttgaataataaactatctttatctttatcttaaagCGATAAACATCTGTTCGAAAGCTATTTAGTAAAATGGCTTCAACGCAAAATTTTGCGCTTTGTGTTAATTTAGATTACATTTCCATGACTACTTATTGTTTTTCGCGATTACCATTTCCAAATGTAGAGGGAAAATGAAATCAAATACATAGATACTTTCAGCTACTTTGAACTGATATACTAATACCGATGTACCTAGGTGATCTAGGTGTTTTCGGCAGTATAGTTAGGTGAATTATTACACACACAGCAACATAGAGTAACTCGTACTATGCAATAGTAAAACATTTTAAGCTAAATACATATTTCTAAAACTTTTTAATCTTGAAGTTCGCTGTTGAACTTGCTTTTCGAATCCTGACTCGGGCAACTTAGCTTAGCTATTGTATTCATCAAGATTGATGTTAACCTATTTACTGTGCAGATGCTCAGCGCAGTATGCCATCTCGGTCGCTCTCACCTTTGGACCGCACGAAAAGGCGCTTCAGCACCATGGTGTCGTCGGCGGCGGCCGCGGCTGTGTCGCGCCGACTGTCCGCGACCATCGGCTGGTGTCTCGCGACGCCAACGCATGTCAAGCCTCAAATTGTGCGGCAGGGTCGCGCGCTGTGTCTACAGTATATTAAGACGCAAATTAGGAGATCCTCCATGTGTGCTAATAAggtatttttatagtatttcagTGCTTCATTAATCACTTGATGGTAAGCtatgaatataatttattgtttttaactgacttcaatATTTCAAAAGGAGGACGGTACTCAATTCAGTtctttcctatatattttttggttGTTTCCTCAGAACTCCGTCATTTAAGAACCGATTTGGAAAACTTTTTTGTGCAAAAGTATATATAGTTGTTCTCTCAGGTGATAGCATAGCTTCTATGAGGAGGTCACAGGACTCCCAATAAATCCTtagtaaataagaaaaataaaactaggtATAGGTACGCTTAGAAATAGCGAAATGGTAGCGATTTATTTTCCTTACAATATTCCATGTGCCCATCATAAATTAGCTACCTATTATGTATTAACTCATCTACTCTACTactaaaacataaaacaatattatgtatgttctaaacaaaacaagtatctatttacaataacaattttcgtaatagatatatacagaggattactactaataaataacaataataattaattacttataaataacaataattcagcctatatacgtggcctgggcacaggcctcctctcatgcgcgagaggattactataactagcttaaatttaaaataggcccttgaggcattgtacaaggatactggcggcatttcctcgatCGCactactgatacgttgtgcgagaaagccgccggctcttcggtcaccagtgtTTTAAGCTGCTTAATACTTTTTTGAGgagatttatttgtaaaactagGTAAAGCAATCTCAGTCTACAGCTGGAACGTCCGCCGAAGGAAATGCTTCTAAAAAAGTACAGTGTGACGGTTTATATTCCAAGGTTTAAGGATGTACATCCTGTCAACCTTCCCGACTACTGTTATCGAAACGTGCAATAATCgtaaacaaataacaaattaatGAAACAAACCGTGAAGCTGATATCACaacaaatgtttattattaaccATGACAACCGATAAACTAATTACGAGCATGATTGGCTTTCCATGCCATTAATTGGTAGGTATAAGTTGGTATAAGTATAGTAaagtacatacctacctaatatgtAAGTAGCTATGGCTATATGTCACGCAAACGTACGAGTCGtacaatttaattaattcaGTCAACCGTCTGACAATCGAGCCTGATTTTGTAATTAACATAATGAACGAATTGACATCGCTACgagtatacatataaatatgtaggtatgtctctttttattttacgaaataAAGACCGTTTTAATATCTagtaaagaaattaaaacaatgtcaattcacaatattcaaataataaccCAGGAGCGgcagaaatatacatatatatattattaaattacctcTTCCTCCATTTTAACATGTTGAAAGGGTTTACACAAATAGGTTACGAGTATAATTTGGgatattgtaggtatatttgcTTACGTTGGGCATATTTAAATCCCTCGTATAATAAGTTTGACAAAATTCTCGAAACCGCCAAATATaatgtagtaataataatacgcGAGATTATAGGTGTACAGTTTAGACAAAATTTTATTGTGTATACAAAATGGAAACAGGgtttttgtgtttaaaaaaaaaagtcatatgataatgaaaaaaggaattatcatcattatcattatcatcatctttCTAGCGTTCTCCTGGCACTGGCTCTGCTCacttgggagcctggggtcccaAGAGTTAGCACAGCACAGGCACTAGTTGCTACGAAAGCGAACACCATCTTACAACACATAGACTTAGTTAATGCTTGAGAAATCTAGAGAAAATTAGCCCTTATTGGGATCAGTCCGGTCTCctaacgatgttttccttcaccaaaagcgattggtaaatatcaaattatatatcGTATATTCTAGGTACTATATACTACAAAAGCTCcaagaaactcattggtacgacccGGGGATTGAACCCACGCCCTAGTTTTAAAGTCTAGACATGTATATGTACGAGTACCTactaaataagtaggtacctaataacaAAAACTAGTTAACGTGAAAGTTTAATAATAACTTCTAAATTAAgccttaaaaacaatattaatccTATTCTTTCTCATGTAACAGCAACTCGTAGTGAAGCGCCTACAACGAATGCTCGAGACTGAATGTGGGGAAGAGGCGAATTGCAACGCGGAGACCGGCGTGCTCGCGGGTCTGCGGGCGCTGTGCGCCGCACTCGAGCGCAAGAGACCAGACGCCTTCCGTCATGTCGCGCGGCAAGCCACGCGAGCTCCATGTGCCATGCTGCGCTCTGATACTGCGTTAGCGGAGTTGGCTTTGGCACTTGCACGCAGGATCACGAGAGATAACATTACATGGTCGAAGGTAAGCTTTACTTGGACTACTTTAGAACCAAATATATCCCCCGGAGAGTCCGAAGAGACTGTGTTACTGCGCTGGAGATAGAACGGTCGGGTGCCGTTTGCAAATTTGCACCCTGATGCGCAGAGCTAGCTTTAGCACCTGTGCGCAGAATAAAGAGTAGTAGGATTCACTATGGACCTTTCGCCCACATATCAGGAATtcaaaacaacttttttttaatatttttgtatgcatTTTTTCAGATAGCAGCAGTGTTTTGTATTTGCGGGGCACTATCCCGAGAGGCAGCTGAGGCAGCAGATGGTGAACCAGCTTTAGAATTAGTCGCAGCGCCGGCGGCAGCGGTTGCAGACCTTTTGCATGAGGAGACTGGATCCTGGATAGCAGCTAACGGTGGATGGGTAAAAACGAAAAACATTCAAGTCATTATATCACCTAGACTGTAATTGCAAACAACTATCTATGAACAAATTATCTCTGAAAAAC
Proteins encoded:
- the LOC133517750 gene encoding uncharacterized protein LOC133517750 isoform X1, which translates into the protein MQVQLKGCYSATEDTRIDSQERTIDTFPAVFASNYFKIGQLTEIRWQTAGQKSQEGNNIAIHVIPPDGEEDDEFVPPLRARTRRKMSTPLSALPGAADRLIGMSNAQRSMPSRSLSPLDRTKRRFSTMVSSAAAAAVSRRLSATIGWCLATPTHVKPQIVRQGRALCLQYIKTQIRRSSMCANKQLVVKRLQRMLETECGEEANCNAETGVLAGLRALCAALERKRPDAFRHVARQATRAPCAMLRSDTALAELALALARRITRDNITWSKIAAVFCICGALSREAAEAADGEPALELVAAPAAAVADLLHEETGSWIAANGGWNGLLERLRASERDQRSEKTLRVLVSFFTMALVILLLLRWVLHGHPAYYG
- the LOC133517750 gene encoding uncharacterized protein LOC133517750 isoform X2; translated protein: MSLSEGKYDSSGSSDSDDELRIVREYRNRKRIGQLTEIRWQTAGQKSQEGNNIAIHVIPPDGEEDDEFVPPLRARTRRKMSTPLSALPGAADRLIGMSNAQRSMPSRSLSPLDRTKRRFSTMVSSAAAAAVSRRLSATIGWCLATPTHVKPQIVRQGRALCLQYIKTQIRRSSMCANKQLVVKRLQRMLETECGEEANCNAETGVLAGLRALCAALERKRPDAFRHVARQATRAPCAMLRSDTALAELALALARRITRDNITWSKIAAVFCICGALSREAAEAADGEPALELVAAPAAAVADLLHEETGSWIAANGGWNGLLERLRASERDQRSEKTLRVLVSFFTMALVILLLLRWVLHGHPAYYG